From Salinicola endophyticus:
AGGATCTGCCCTTCGAAACGCGCCTCGAGCCAATCCATGATCGCGGTCATCGGCACCAGATGGCCGGCCTTGACCTCCTGGTGGAGGTCGTGCCAGTCCTGGTTCGCCGTGTCGGCCTCGTCATCCGCCGCCGACACGGGCACCAGGGCACCGCTGGCCAGGCACGGCAGAGCGATCAGTAGAGCGATAACGTTGCGCATTTTCATGCTGTCAGTCTGACCCATCGGCGATGAACCGGGAATGAACGCCCGCCGCGCTGGCGTGGGCCGGTGGCGATGAACCGCAGATGAACGGCACTGTCAGTCCCGGGCAAGGTCGGCCCGCGTATAACGAAGGAACAGGGCGTTCGCCGTGCGGCGCCCGCTGCCGGATAGACAGGGAGAACTGCCATGAAATATCGTCTCTGGATGTTACCCGCTATCGCCATGGGTTGCGGCCTGAGTACCGGCGCCATGGCCAACGATGGCACCCTTTCCTACGCTGAACTCGATGGCCTGCTCGGCAAGGCCGAGCAGTACGGCTTCAGCCGCTACGAAAAACTCGACGTCGACCGCGACGACAATGTGCTGGAAGTCGAGGGCTGGCGCAACGACGGCTGGGAGCTGGATATCTCGATGCAGCTCGACGACACCAGCCTGACCCGCGAGAGTCAGCGCCGCTCCAGCGTGCCCGACTGGAGCCTCACCGGCGACCAGTTGCGCCAGGCGCTGAGCCATGCCCAGGCGCGCGGGATGCAACGCTTCGACGAACTCGAGGTCGATAGTAATGGGCACGTCGAGATCGAAGGCTACGATGCCAACCAGCGCGACCTCGATCTCGACCTGCGCCGCGACGCACTCACCGCCACCGGAGAGACCCGATGACAGATCATCGCCAACAGCAGCAAAACGCCGCCTGGCGCGCCGCGCAGCAGTGGCGCGAGCGGGTCGACCGGACCCGCCCCGGCCAGGGTGCGAGCGGGCTGAGAATGCTCTTCACCTGGCTGATCTTCGGGATCGTGCTGTTCGTCGGCACCCTGCTGGGGCTGTTCTTCCTGCTCGTCGGCTGGGCCATGCTGCCCTTCCTGCGCCATCGCATGAAGAAACGCGCCGAGCAGGTCCGCGCTTCCCGCGCCCAGTACGCCGGTGGCAGCGCCGACCATGCCGAGCCCGGCGGCGAGCCCCGCAGCCAGCGCGTGCTGGAAGGCGAGTACGAGGTGCGCTCCGAACGCTGAGACCGCCCTTCCGCCCCACGCTTCCCCTTCGAGCGACCGCGCCGACGCCACCACAGTGACGTCGGCGCGGTCGTCTTGCGGCCATCGCTCCCACACCAGCCTTGAAGCGAGACGTTCAGACGAACGACCCGCGTGCACGGCGTGCCGAGACGCGATAGAGTTTTCTTAGACCTTGGTCGCAGGCCGTACCCGGCGCACAGGTACCCACAACAATAACGCCCAGGCTACCCCATGACCGCTACCCGACGGCTGCTGCAAGCAGCCAGTAAGCTCCAGCGCGAGCAGCTCACGGCGCTCTCCGACATCGTCGCCGTGGTGACCGACATCAGTCGCTGCGTGCACGCACTGCAGCGCGAGCGCGGCAGCTCGATCATCTATCTCGGTTCCGGCGGCAGCCGCTTCGGCGCGCAGCGTGACCAGCGCATCGCCGACAGCGAGCTCGCCCAGTCCACCCTGGAACAGCGCCTGGCCCCCTGGACCGCGGCCGACGCGAGTGGCGCCCTGCCGTGCGGTCTGGCCAACGTACGCCTGCTGGTGAGCGTCGCCGCGGTCTGGCAGGATCTGGACGCCCTACCCGATCTGCGCCAGCGCATCACCACCCAGCAGCTCAGCGCCGACGATACCCTGCGCGCCTTCAACCAGTTGATCGGCCATCTGCTGCAGGTGATCTTCGAGGCCGCCGATACCGCCAGCGATCCCGACATCACACGCCGGCTGGTGAGCCTCTTCCATTTCATCCAGGGCAAGGAGCTGGCCGGACAGGAGCGCGCCTGCGGCGCTCTGGGCTTCACCCTGGGACACTTCGACACGCCCCATCGCGACACCCTGGAAGCGCTGATCGGCAGCCAGCGCCGCTGCTTCGAGACCTTCGCCGAGTTCACCAGCCGCGACAGCCTGGCCCGCTGGCAACAGCTCCAGTCCGGCCCGCTCAACGACACCTTCGAAGCCCTGCGCGAACTCGCCTGCAGCGGCGCACCGCTGGCGCGGACGCTCGAGAACCCTGGCGAACAGTGGTACGCCGTCGCCACCCAGCGCATCGACGCCATGCACGAGGAAGAGACGCGCCTGCTCGAGGCCCTGCGCGCGAGCTGCCGCCAACGCCTGCAGCAGGCCGCGCCCCCCGAGGCGGCGGCTAGTCTCGATGCGCTGCCCCAGGAGCTGCTCTGGGCCAGCCCGGTGGCACTGTTCACACAGGACCAGCAGACGCCCGCCGGCGCGCTCACCCTCGACACCATCGAGTCGCGCTTCAACCGCTCGCTGGTCGAGCTGGTCCAGGCACAGAACGCGCGCCTGCAACGCCTCGGCGACGAGCTCGAGAGCACCCGCCAGGCGCTGCGCGAGCGGCGCGAGATCGAGCGCGCCAAGGGCCTGCTGATGACCCATCAGCAGCTTTCCGAGGCACAGGCCTACCGCCTGCTGCGCAAGACCGCCATGGACCAGAGCAAGCCGCTGATCGAGGTGGCGCGTAACGTCATCCAGGTGGTCGCGATGCTCGACGCGGACGCATGACCCGACGGTAGGCAGCCTGGACACCCTCTTTTCTAACCACTCACGCGCTGGTGCATGCGCGCGCGTCGTTGCACCAACATCTGGCGGCACAGCCGCCACGCCCCCCAGGCAAATCCGAGCCGTCGGCGTCAGCCAATTGATTTTGCTCGACTACCGCCATGTTGGCACCCCGCCTGCTTTGTCTCTCGTGGCGGGCCAACGGCGGCTCGCGCTCAGGCATCCCCTGGCGTACTGACCCAGACAGGGTCGGCAACGGATCGGGCAACGGCGCCCATCGTCGATTCATGCACGGCATGAATCGACGATGGGCGCCGTTTTGCGTTCTCCCCCGCGACATTCGCGCGACGACTGCGGAGCACCTCCCCCAATGGACATTCGACACAAAGCCAATCGGATTCGACTCTTCAGCTTCTCGACTCCCCCCATGCGAGCCTTCCATCTCTCCTGGTTCGCCTTTCACGTCTGCTTCTTCGGCTGGTTCGGCATCGCCCCACTGATGGCGGTGGTACGTGACGACCTGGGGCTGACCAAGACCCAGATCGGCAACACCATCATCGCCTCGGTGGCGATCACCGTGATAGTGCGGCTCGCCATCGGCCTGCTGTGCGATCGTATCGGGCCACGCAAGGCCTACACCTGGCTGCTCTGCCTGGGCTCGCTGCCAGTGATGTCGATCGGCCTGGCCGACAGCTTCGAGAGTTTCCTGCTCGCGCGCCTGGCGATCGGCGCGATCGGCGCCTCGTTCGTCATCACCCAGTACCACACCAGCGTGATGTTCGCGCCCAATGTGGTCGGCACCGCCAACGCCACCACCGCCGGCTGGGGCAATCTC
This genomic window contains:
- a CDS encoding nitrate- and nitrite sensing domain-containing protein, with protein sequence MTATRRLLQAASKLQREQLTALSDIVAVVTDISRCVHALQRERGSSIIYLGSGGSRFGAQRDQRIADSELAQSTLEQRLAPWTAADASGALPCGLANVRLLVSVAAVWQDLDALPDLRQRITTQQLSADDTLRAFNQLIGHLLQVIFEAADTASDPDITRRLVSLFHFIQGKELAGQERACGALGFTLGHFDTPHRDTLEALIGSQRRCFETFAEFTSRDSLARWQQLQSGPLNDTFEALRELACSGAPLARTLENPGEQWYAVATQRIDAMHEEETRLLEALRASCRQRLQQAAPPEAAASLDALPQELLWASPVALFTQDQQTPAGALTLDTIESRFNRSLVELVQAQNARLQRLGDELESTRQALRERREIERAKGLLMTHQQLSEAQAYRLLRKTAMDQSKPLIEVARNVIQVVAMLDADA
- a CDS encoding PepSY domain-containing protein — its product is MKMRNVIALLIALPCLASGALVPVSAADDEADTANQDWHDLHQEVKAGHLVPMTAIMDWLEARFEGQILEVELEQDHGHGSIEYEVEMIGPQGQVVEFEFDATTGELLSIEGVNIEAMKKKTP